The Gossypium arboreum isolate Shixiya-1 chromosome 6, ASM2569848v2, whole genome shotgun sequence DNA window AGCTTTTAGCTGTCTTCAAGTGTTTACTTTATTTATTCCAAGTTTGCTTCACTACATCTTCCATTTCTTTTTGGTCTAAGTTATGAGATAAAATCGGAATTTTTTGACCAAACATGATTGAACTTTAATGTAGACGCAGCATTTCTGTGTGCTTACGGGCATTGCGGTTTTAGTTCCTTATGCCAACAATGACAACCTATGTTTTCTGCTTCTTGTTTGTCAATCCTATTTGGTACCTACTAATTCTTTTACCATGTGCAATTTCACTGCCAGGTGGATCCTGCCAATGTAATGGCGATTGAATACAATGCTTTGCTAGAAGCTGAGAAGGTTGCTGAAGCCACAAAACAAGCTATTAAACGGAAGATTGCTCAAGCTGCTTCTGTTGACTTTCAATCTCGAAGTTTACCAGCAAAGCTTCGAATCACTTCTGATGACCCTGAGGATGTGGTAAGATAATCTCTGTTGCTGCTATATAACTTTAACATTATGCGGAGGGGAATCTGAAATTCAGTTTATTTCCATGTCTAGTGACTTTTGATGTCCTTAAAACTGTCGTATTAACGTGCAAGTTTATGAATAATCATACTTGGTTATCCTGTATGAGTTGATTTTAGATCTATTTTGCTCAGACTTGGGTACAGTCATGTGTAGTGGTTGACTCTTCAATTGAGTTAAACTCAAGACTCGGGATATGGCATGAAAGGATCTGAGAAGAGGATAGGGATGTAAGGACtcgttttatatatatttaatataattataaaatttaataacgtAAATGATTGGTTTGGTTTTATATATTATGAGGATGTATATATCTCATTATTTCTGTTTTTTCTATAAAAACaatgtctaatttccttttaaccATTATTAATTATAGatgcttttgaaaattttaaaatatattaatgtaCTATTTGGAATGAATTTATACATTCAATTAAAATAGTATGGACCTTCATATTTTTGGTCTTAAAACCCAACTAAGATAAAGGCCCTGATTTTTTTTCTAATATTtactttttttaactttttacttGTACTTAGTGACTGATTAGCTTTTTATTCCTTGATAATCGAGATTTGCATCTGATCCTTTTTCTCTTTCATCCtgcctcttctttctttttcatctCTTCTCACCTAGTCACAAGAGTCTGACAAATCCGACACATGTCGCTTGTCCTTGTCCATGTTGTGTTGACATGGGTATGGCTTGCATTTTGCCAAGTCTCAGAGTTTTAGACTTACGGTTTACATTTAAAAATGACCTATAGTTGATACCCTTGAAAATTCCGGAGCTAGTAATGCATTTATTTCTACTTGTGATCCCCAAATGCTGTAATTTTCACTCAAATCATTTTACCTACCACCTTCTATTTAAACGTTGGCAGAAGTTTATTTTCTATTGACTTGATGATTTCTTGCCCTGTGGTGCATAGAAAGCTGCCAAACGGAAGAAGATACATGCTTTCAAGTCAAAGATGCGACTTGAACAACTTGAAGTGGCACAAAATAAGCGGCAGAATGCTTGGCAGCAGTTTCAGACAACCAAAGGCAAGACTAAAAAGGTCAGTCTAGCCAGCATTTTATGATATTTCCCGATTTTGAACTATTGTAACCAGGTCCGTTTGGTTGATAAGGAAAGAAAGACCTGCCAAGGATGACCCTCCTTTTTAAACAAGATGTCCCTTTGGTAGTGTTTGAATAAATCAGTTTTGTTAAAATGGTGAAGGTGTGATTTTCTTGATGGTGGAAACTTACCTCTTGCTTGGCACATAGAatggaaaaaggggaggattaaAAATTTGTCAATCTAATGCTTAAGCTACAAAGTAGGAAAGTGGTTATGAATCTGAACTTTTTGATTAACAAATTTTCCATCCTCACTCTTTTCCTATCCTTTGTACCTAGAAAAGCCTTAATATGGAATTGTAAGATAATGTGTCAGTGAACATAATCTCTTTTAGTATGCCCTTTTCAAGTTTTTTCTTGTGGATTAAAAATTTGTCAATCTAATGCTTAAGCTACAAAGTAAGAAAGTGGTTATGAATCTGAACTTTTTGATTAACAAATTTTCCATCCTCACTCTTTTCCCGTCCTTTGTCCCTAGAAAAGCCTTAATATGGAATTGTAAGATAATGTGTCGGTGAACATAATCCCTTTGAGTATGCCCTTTTAAAGTTTTTTCTTGTTGATAATTAGCAAATTATTTAGATACATAAGAATGTAGACTGAGATGCTAAAATCCTAATTGAAGGCattctttttaaatttataatagcCTTCTCATTTAGTGAGTTATTAATTCCATTGACAGGTTGGTTTTTTCTCGGGGCGTAAGCGTGAGAGCATTTTCAAATCACCGGATGATCCTCAAGGTAAGGTTGGTGTGACAGGGAGTGGAAAGGGCTTGACAGATTTCCAGAAAAGAGAAAAGCACTTGCATCTTAAGGGAGGTAACGTTGAGATAAGTGATGACTAGGCAGGTAGAGTTCCTACTATACTTTTAGTTGCCTTAGCTTTGTTTCGCACTCCATTCAGTAGTTTGACAAGTTCCCAGTTAGGGGGTGTTGTAAACATGTGCTTCCCATCATTCCTCTGCGCCAGTATTTTGTGCTTGCAACTTGTTAATCATACTGTAattgttcttttttttcttccttttctaagAGAGATCTCACAATCATTGTCTCAGCCTTTGCGTTTGGTTGTTTTCATGATGCTTCTACACTATATTTTTGTTGAGACGGAGAGGGGAAACTAGGGATGTCAGTggttagtatatatatatatatatattaggtaTTAGAATTGTTTATAAATGAATCCGAGCTTAGTTTAGTTGTTTCATGTAGCAAAAGTTGATATGGGATTCCAATACTATAATGTGCAACCCTTTTTCTATCATTGAGaaatgataattttatgttttcttCTTTTTCAACTTTTGAACTTCTCATGCATGCATCATAGACCAGAGGTGGAATAAATGTTATAGGTATTAATAATACAACTTAGCAATGACGATTATTATTTACAATAGTTTTATGAAGTTCAATTATTAATGGTAAGTACTAACTACGAGTCTTAATTCACATTTTGCGTCGAGTTTTAGCAACTTTTCTTGCGTGGGGTTGAGTTTTTTTCCTAAGTCCTTAAAATTGGTAAATCATTTCGTCTTGAATTACATTGGGATTTGAACTTCTTTTAATCTAATGGTATTGTAAATGTTTTTACATCGGGGTTCAATGGTTCAATGTTTTTTAAGTAATACAAAAAAGTTCGTTAGAATAATTAACCTGTGGGAGTAATAAGGACGGTAAAATTCAAGGGATTGATTTGGAAAGAAAAAGAGGTGGTCCAATATAGAAATAATTACTCTAAAAAGTCTAGATCATGGCAATACAATAAGGATGAGAAATACGTAAAATGTGGGCTAGTTTATACTGTGCTTTGAACTTCGTAtctgtatttttttaaaatttaactagtAATTAAATGTCAATTTTGTCCTTTGGTAACTTTGAAATTGATGTAGCATTTTAATCAATAACAGTTTTTCCATTATGATGTATAACAAAAATTAAATGTATATCAATTTATTAACAATTATGAATTTTATttcaagtttaaaataaatatgaataaaTGATTGTCTAATTATCTCatctgaatatgaaaaatcaattatttatattcatTGTGGATGTATTTTCTTTTAATAAgtatatatttcaattttttattaaaataataggcttaatattattatattacaatTAGAAATGTATAAAAACTTTCAAGATACATAAAACTGTTAAAaagattataaaattattttatgtaaaaatgaATTTAGACAAATATATGTTTAGATTTAACTGAATATAAATTCTAGTTTATCcaaattcatttcatattcactttttaacatttatatatttttaactttgtata harbors:
- the LOC108486270 gene encoding uncharacterized protein LOC108486270; translation: MQGTDELSIHDLASNLSTYKEQLQQVRQLLADDPGNAEYVDMEKELAEVIALTEELLATAKQNEISGSDIGTSVSAAAAQSKEMVKPSDYEDKFPVGTKVQAVWSEDGEWYDATVEAVTPNGYYVSFDGWGNKEEVDPANVMAIEYNALLEAEKVAEATKQAIKRKIAQAASVDFQSRSLPAKLRITSDDPEDVKAAKRKKIHAFKSKMRLEQLEVAQNKRQNAWQQFQTTKGKTKKVGFFSGRKRESIFKSPDDPQGKVGVTGSGKGLTDFQKREKHLHLKGGNVEISDD